GAATATGCTAAGCATTATAGCCATGAAAAATATAGCGCTGACGCAGAAAATTGAATTTATGTCAAAGCGTACCACTCGCGAAAAGCTCCTTGCCTATCTCTCGGCCGAAGCGAAGAAAGCAGAAAACACCCGTTTCAGTATTCCTTTTAACCGGCAGGAACTCGCGGACTACCTTTCCGTCGAGCGCAGCGCCATGTCAGCCGAGCTTTCAAAGCTCAGGGACGACGGCGTTCTAAGGTTTCACAAAAATCAGTTCGAGCTGTTACAAACGACCGGTGCAGTCGTCAGTCTCAATGATACCTCTGACCTTAATGATAAAATGAACTGTATTTTTCTTCGCAATGAATGAACATGATTATGGTACTGTTTGTTTCAAGATAATAATATTTTCAGGAGTCTATATGCAGTTTGTTCAGCAAATCAACATCCATGATTGTAATCTGTTTTGGATCATAGGTGATAAGGCCATCTTTTCTCATCTTATTCAGCTCTCTTGATAAAGAAGGCCTTTGAACCCCTATTTTTTCAGCCAGTTCTTTTTTGGTCATATTCAATTTAATTGTTGCGGATTTTTGAGTGTGGTATTCGTGAAGCAAAAACTCAATGATGCACTGTCTGATAGTTTTCAGTGACAAAGTCTTGATTTTTCCCATTAAAATCAATGTTTTGTCTGATGCAGACTGGAGAAAGCCATTTATAAACTTCATGTTTTCTTGGCACAGCTTTATAATTAATTCCTTCTTGATCTGGAGAATTTCCGTATCACACTTTGCTGTGATCGTCATGGGATAAAAATTTCTATGTGAAAAAAGAAGATTTTCTCCCATAGCCTCGCCAGCCGAAAAATTGCAAATCGTGAGCAGATCCCCATTCGAATCAATTTTTTGTATTAAGACAGTCCCGCTCAAAATGATGTCGAGGTTCTCACATTTTTCATTCTGAAGATGTACTATGGAATCTTTGAAGTAAGTGCTGATACGGTAAAGATTATTTTGAAACAATTTATCCAGTTCATTAGTCGAGAAGCACTTAAATAGATTTACCGTTTCAAGAAAAGAAATAAAATTATCCAAAATATCGCGCCTTTCTTCGAAGGAGTAACCATGGTTACTCCTTTCACTTTTGTTTTTGATTATAATACAAAAGTATCAAAGAAGAAAGGGGCCTTAAATGTCTTGGATAAAAAATATGAGGATCAGATTCTGAAATCGATAGATGCCGTGCGCGAAAAAGCACCAGATATCCCGCTGGATTATTTTTTCGATATCTGGAAGGGATTCTGGTTTGGGGAACAAAAGACAGAAATGCCGTCCATAGCGGTATTGGGGACCGGTATTCCCGAATTATATATCCGGGCTGCCGGTGCGAAACCGCTATTTTTGCTGGGAGGCAATTACTTTACGGATCAATACGCAGAACAGGTGTTTCCGCAGATTTCGGACCCTGTGCTCAAATCCGCAAGCAGCATTCTCTTTTCCGGACAGCTCTCCTGCATGAGGGATATCATCGGGATGGTTGTGTCGGTGAGCAACGCAGATACGCGTAAAGTTGTGTCTTATTTAAAAGGCCTGGGGCATCCGGTAATCGTGATGGAGGAGGAGCCGTTTCTGGATTCAAAAGCCACATCACGGTTTCGGTCGTCACAGATGGATTTAGTTATGGAGCTGCAAAAGCTCACACACCGACCGATTACCGCCAAGAGCATCCGAACTGCCGCGAAGCAAATCACCAGCGCACATGATGCCATCCGGCGCCTTAAGACTATGGATATTCCGCAAATCGCAAAGGATTTTATCAAGCAGACCTATTATCTTGCTCCTGACATTCAGGAATGGACCGACCGCGTGAATGGATTCGCCGAGGAAAACCTGAAGCCGATGCCCGAAAACCGGTCCCATCTGCTGCTGATCGGGTCACCGATCTTTTTCCCGAATGTCAAAATCCCGACTGTATTACATAATGTCGGCATCCAAGATTATGAGAATCACTGCGGAGTCCCTGATCCGGAGGATTACACAGAGCTTATGGAGCATGATCCTTTCTCGCTGAATTCCATGTTCAGGGATCTGAATGAAATTCATTACAGATCGGCACAAAACGATATTGCTCGCGCACTGTGTTCTGATACTTCTTTTCTGCAAAACGCCAGCGGTGTCATATACCATCTGCTCAAGGGACAACTCATGTATGCTTATGAAGCGAATCGGATTGAAAAGGCCGCCATCAGGGCGGGGATTCCGTTCGTCTGCATTGAAACAGATTATACGAATGCCGATACCGAGCAGATCAGAATCCGCCTGGAAGCATTTTCAGAACTGCTGACGCAGACCGGAAAACTGCCTGCGGCAGTATAAAAATAAATATTTATCAGCTTAAAACTCAAAGCGATTAAGGAGGAACTTATGCCATTCAGCTTTCTTTTACAAGAACTGCATCAAAAGGCTGCGGAAAAGATAAAAGCGGCAAAAGCGCATCGTAGGATTATTGCCGTCGTGATTGTAGCTGCTCTTGTCACGATCGCCTTTTTCACCGTCAAAACGAATCTTGCGCGGAGCTCAGAGGTTGGAAACTCAGCACCCGCAAGCAATATAATGCAAAGCGCAGGGAACGCAGCCCAGCCAAACGGTGGCAATCAAACCGAAACCGCTATGCAGGCCAAAACACTTAAGCGCATTGAAAATGTTGCCTCTATTTTAGGTATTGCCGTATTGACATCGGGAGGCATGATAATCTATTACCAAAAAAAGAAAAAACGCGTTGCACCGCTTCCGGTACTGCGGAGTGAGGAGGAGACACATTGAAGCAGCGTAAAATTACGGCTTTCCGTATCATGTGTCTACTGATTGCCGTTGCTGTACTCGTTTTTCTGGGAAGCGGATACCGGATTATTATTTTGTTGCTCAGCATCTTCAGCGCTCTGGTTTTTGGGCGTCTCTGGTGCGGCTATGTCTGCCCGCTGGGCTTTTATCAGGAACTGCTTTCAATGCTTCGGAAAAAACTGCATATTCCGACGTTCCACGTGTCATTAAAGGTGAAATCCTATTTGCGTCCGCTGAAATGGATCATACTTGTATATTTTCTGGCCAGCGTTTTGTTTTTTGGGCTGCGCCCAGTTATGTATATACGGCCCGACCTTTCCTTCAGCAGCGCAGATATGAGTATCTATAAAATCATTATTGTCGGTATTGTAACGGGAATTTGTTTTCTGAAAGAAAGGGCGTTCTGTAAATACTGTCCGCTAGGGACACTCCGGGGCTTTGTCAATAAAATCAGCTTCGGAAAAATTAAAAAGGACGGTACGGCGTGTACACACTGCCGCGCTTGTCTTGAATGTTGTCCAATGGATATCCGCTCCATTTATGAAGAACGCAACAAATCCGATATCACTCACTCGGATTGTATCTACTGTATGAAATGCATTGAGGCATGCCCGGAGCAGGATGTGCTTTCCTTTACCCTGTTTGGGAAAAAGGTATTGTCATCCAAACGTAATAGTAAGCAGGTGAAATAATGGAAGAGCGTACATTAGAACGTTATAAGCGAAATATTTCGCGCGTTTCGGCTGGTTCACTGAAACAGTTGACATCCATAGGAGATGTTCCCAAGGGGCTTGAATATTTTACGAATGTTCTTAAAAGAACATTCGTCGATTTTGAAAAGGATGACAACGAGTACATAGGTAGCTACTGCGTGATGGTGCCGGATGAAATGATATACGCATTCGGCTACAGGCCGCTGCGCTTATGCGCTGGGCACAGCGTTGCGGCGATGATCGGGGATGAGATCGTCCCGCGTGATGCCTGCCCAGTCCTGAAGGCAACTGCCGGTTTTCACGCAATGCGCGTCATGCCGATCTATCAGCAGTGCAGGCTGGCAGTGCTGCCGATGACCTGCGATGGCAAGCGAAAAAGTGCTGCGCTTTTGTCGCAGTACCTTCCGGTTATTCCCTTGCCGATTGAAATGGATAAGTCGGAGGAACGCTTTGCGCAGAACCTGCAAAACATGCATGCTCTCATGAAAAGTATTTCCAAAGAAACGGGCCGCAGGTTCTCCAACCGGAAACTGATTGAATCCTGCAAAAGCATTAATGCGGCACAGCAGGAAGCATATAAACTATACGGCTTGCTCTCATCCGACAATCCGCCTGTCACGGGTTCACAGGTTATGGCTGTGCTGAACAGCTATTGCTATGATACGCCGGAAAGCTGGGCGCAGCACGCGAAAATACTAAATGCCGGACTTTCCCAAAAAGCAGCTGCCATGCAGCCTTTGAAAAGGAAAAAGCCGCGTATCTTTATCGCAGGCTCTCCCATTACATTTCCAAACTATAAACTGCCGTTTTTGATGGAAGGTCTGGGGGCACAGATTGTCGGAGACGAGACGTGTATGGCGGGGAGGCTTTTATATGACCCCGTTGTTCCTGATGAGTACAGTACAGACGGCATCTTACGTGCGCTTACGGCGCGATATGTCTGCGCATGTACGTGTCCGGTATTCGAGCAGACGGACGATCGCCTCAGCAGTCTCACAGAAAAACTGCGTCAGACGAAAGCGGAGGGCGTTATTTATCATATCCTGCGCGGCTGCACGCCTTACGACTTCGAATTGTCCATGGTGGAACAGCTGGCAGATAAGCTTGATATTCCGGTTCTGCGTGTGGAAACAGATTTCTCCGCCGAGGATGCAGAACAGGTAAAAATCCGTCTGGAAGCGTTTGTTGAATTGATAGAACAAAGGAGATAAATACATGGGAAACTATTATGTGGGACTGGATGCCGGTTCGACATACCTGAA
This genomic window from Caproicibacterium sp. BJN0003 contains:
- a CDS encoding Crp/Fnr family transcriptional regulator; the protein is MDNFISFLETVNLFKCFSTNELDKLFQNNLYRISTYFKDSIVHLQNEKCENLDIILSGTVLIQKIDSNGDLLTICNFSAGEAMGENLLFSHRNFYPMTITAKCDTEILQIKKELIIKLCQENMKFINGFLQSASDKTLILMGKIKTLSLKTIRQCIIEFLLHEYHTQKSATIKLNMTKKELAEKIGVQRPSLSRELNKMRKDGLITYDPKQITIMDVDLLNKLHIDS
- a CDS encoding 2-hydroxyacyl-CoA dehydratase family protein; the protein is MDKKYEDQILKSIDAVREKAPDIPLDYFFDIWKGFWFGEQKTEMPSIAVLGTGIPELYIRAAGAKPLFLLGGNYFTDQYAEQVFPQISDPVLKSASSILFSGQLSCMRDIIGMVVSVSNADTRKVVSYLKGLGHPVIVMEEEPFLDSKATSRFRSSQMDLVMELQKLTHRPITAKSIRTAAKQITSAHDAIRRLKTMDIPQIAKDFIKQTYYLAPDIQEWTDRVNGFAEENLKPMPENRSHLLLIGSPIFFPNVKIPTVLHNVGIQDYENHCGVPDPEDYTELMEHDPFSLNSMFRDLNEIHYRSAQNDIARALCSDTSFLQNASGVIYHLLKGQLMYAYEANRIEKAAIRAGIPFVCIETDYTNADTEQIRIRLEAFSELLTQTGKLPAAV
- a CDS encoding 4Fe-4S binding protein encodes the protein MKQRKITAFRIMCLLIAVAVLVFLGSGYRIIILLLSIFSALVFGRLWCGYVCPLGFYQELLSMLRKKLHIPTFHVSLKVKSYLRPLKWIILVYFLASVLFFGLRPVMYIRPDLSFSSADMSIYKIIIVGIVTGICFLKERAFCKYCPLGTLRGFVNKISFGKIKKDGTACTHCRACLECCPMDIRSIYEERNKSDITHSDCIYCMKCIEACPEQDVLSFTLFGKKVLSSKRNSKQVK
- a CDS encoding 2-hydroxyacyl-CoA dehydratase subunit D, giving the protein MEERTLERYKRNISRVSAGSLKQLTSIGDVPKGLEYFTNVLKRTFVDFEKDDNEYIGSYCVMVPDEMIYAFGYRPLRLCAGHSVAAMIGDEIVPRDACPVLKATAGFHAMRVMPIYQQCRLAVLPMTCDGKRKSAALLSQYLPVIPLPIEMDKSEERFAQNLQNMHALMKSISKETGRRFSNRKLIESCKSINAAQQEAYKLYGLLSSDNPPVTGSQVMAVLNSYCYDTPESWAQHAKILNAGLSQKAAAMQPLKRKKPRIFIAGSPITFPNYKLPFLMEGLGAQIVGDETCMAGRLLYDPVVPDEYSTDGILRALTARYVCACTCPVFEQTDDRLSSLTEKLRQTKAEGVIYHILRGCTPYDFELSMVEQLADKLDIPVLRVETDFSAEDAEQVKIRLEAFVELIEQRR